ttggcccggtgtgggtaaacatgtacttgtgtttggGTGCGGTATCTGGTTGAGTCtcggcatggactcgccgtgctgcaagaaaacacagtattatATAATGTACTCACACCTACTAACTGACTACCGctgtcataggactgaaaaattgttaagtacgaggtaAAATATCTTCACTATGCTTTGCTATGGGTGTTATGTACGGTTTAAATTGCTACTCCCTGATAAAACCAGCACTGGCATAACTGGATAACAGACACTCATTACAGCAAAgggtatacatttacacatgtatctcCTCATACTTTGTTTCATCACaaaatgaggtacatgtatgatgaaataTACCTGCTGATATTATAAGCACATGTATCGGTGTTCACGAAGTCAAGTCTTACATTATGAATATGAAGTCACTTTTATTAGAACACCTACTGGTTCATTttgataacatgtacatattcacatTTCAAGGTAACACTATAAGCTTCAGCAACAGAGCTTGAAATaattccaaaacaaaatgaaacagtaCAGTTATGTCATTAATCAGTGGCTTAATGAAAAATACAAGAAGTGACCCAAACTGAACATTTCATCAATTCCGCAGGTTAATAGTTTCTTCTTCAAAACCCATGAAACCAAAGTCAtgcagaaaataataaatatcttcCTGAAATTCCTGTTCCGCAAGATTTTCTGACCACCACAACATACACGTGgacatcaaatattttaaaatggctTTGAGCTACACTAGAGGTCCCCCTGAAAAACATGACTAATCTAATTTAAATGTGAGAATGTTGTTAGCCAAAGGCAATTATAAACACTGTTGGAAAACACGACTTGGAAATTCAGAATCAACAATTGTGAACGTATCAATTCTACATTCCAAGTTACCTGTATGTaatacctaaaaaaaaaaatagaagaaagattttgaaaaattttactaacaaaataatgaagagaagataaaaaggaaaatttgATTCAATGTACAGAGAATTATTGAGGTGATTTTTACGTACATACTGTACTACCTcccatttaaataaaaacaacttCAGAAGTACATGTTCTGAGTTTgaatttttaaaggaaaagatctctaaaaatcgaagttgGCATCATTTAATGGACcactttaaatatattttgatttattttttctgaagagagttaaaggcgttcaaatgtttgaattcttaGGTGGgatttatgaaccatactatcagaggttaggaactcgtcacaggaagtttttctaACTCTAATTACGActctgaatgttggaataactctttttacccatgagtaaaagattactgaaatactgttctcaaaaattccttccttgtTTTGAggaaaggtgatgtgatgtcaagAGTTCCTACAtgctgtcagtatggctcatgaAGCTCACTATACAATTtgaatatctgaatgcctttcaacacttcaaaaaaatctaaaaaaaataaatgtcagtatttttacgcatagctTTCAGTTGTCTATGTGATAAAcctttcttcatatttttagtttcttttactttaagaaaAGTCTTCATAGggtaaatttttaattaaacaaaGGCTGAGAATTACTAAGCCATTATGCAGGATGCATAGCCCTGACATCAACGCCATGGAAAGTTTTATAATGTCGTACGAGGCTGGTTTTGTGCTTGAATGTTTGAACACACAGAGAGCAGTCAAACTCTTTCATCCCATCATGAACCTCCATGTGCTTGAGTAGCCCATCACGTCGCGTGAATTTTTTATCACATAACTGACATGGGTGTATCTTAGCTTGTGTGTGAATTCTCATATGCCGTGAAATGGCGGCATTGTGGGTGAACGTTTTCCCGCACTCATTACACTTGTATGGGCGCTCACCGGTGTGAGTCCTCTCGTGGTGACGAAGCCCCGCGGACTCGCGAAATGTTTTTGGACACCTGGGGCACTTGTGAGTTTTGAAGCCTGTGTGGATCTTCATGTGTTTCTGGAAGTACGTGTTGCtgaggaccttcccacaaacCGAACACTCCGTAGACCCTTTTGCCTTTGAGCGTTTCTCATATTTTCGTAGCCAAACTTTTGGATCATCCTGTGGAATCACTTTTTCAGAGTTTTTCAAGGCCGTTATGTTGGACTTGCCACTTCCCATACAGAGATAACACGGCTCGCGAGTTTTGCCGGGGAagttttgttttcgtttgtTCCACTTTCGCTCGCAAATTTTTTGACTGAATGTGTTATGTACTTTGAAAACATGTCCTCTGAGAGAGGGCATGTTGTTTACTTCCTTACCACAGATAGCACACTGAAAAGGTTTCACGCCCGGGTGTTGTTTCATCATATGATCTTCCCAAGCGACATCCGCTGTGAATTCAGAGTCGCATACAACACAGGACGCGCACAGATAACAGCACACTTCATCCGCAGGTACAGCTGATGGAACTGACCTCGCTTCCAAACATCCACTACCCTTCACAACAGACTGAGGAGAGGACTTAAACGAGCTGGACGCGTCATTGTGTTCCAGCGCCTTTGTCTGTGGACTTGATGCTAAGCCAATTAACTCCCTTGCAATGGCCTCCATCTGGGAAGACTCTGAGTGTAAAGAGTGTGAGGTGGACTCATCCTGAAAATCGGACTGAAAGTCGTTGACGGAGTTCTCATCGCCACTTTCATCCGGTGTGGTTGCGAGATCAGACTCAGGCTTGGCACTCTCCACATGTGTCTTGGCATGCTGTTGGAAGTCCGGGAAGCTCGCAAAGTCTTTCTCGCAGACTTTACAGGAGAGGCGTAACGATGACGCAAGAGCGTTTGGGATGGTGACCTCACTTAGCTCTGGCATGTTGTCCTTCATTGAGATAGTCAGGACTTGTACTGTACACAGCTCTGTTACCGGACACACTTCCCTCTCCTGGGGAACAGTCTACAACACAAAATGTTGATGGAATGATCTAGGGATTAAGAAAGgatgaacatatttatttatttaactgactgatgttttatgccatactcaagaatatttcactatggtgtcagccagcattatcatggTAGAAAACTttgcagagcccggagaaaaccatccgcaggttgttgcaagaccttcccacatacggttggataggaagccagcatgagcgctGGGTCATTGCCCCCATGCTGGCGTGCTCACCCCCTTGACCAGGGAGCCATGACAAGTAtgataaaacacacacacacaaggtccatgttaaatgtatagatctacatgtaacaggGAACACCAACCTTTGGgtacttgtttatttcatgataagaacggatagcacagttggtagagcgtccgctttgggaccggtagatccagggtaaatccttgatcgagtcacacctaagactttaaaacacctcgcttggcgttcagcatgaaggggatagtgcaacgactggttgacccgtatcagtataatggctcgggcggggaggcttacttgccttcggtaagtcgtctcagtgaagcagcattaaaataaaagagcggtggaaatccgtcctgcaacaaaggaggcacatACGCGTACacgcaccctaatgattccttcgtcgtcatatgattgaaaaattgttgagtacgacgttaaaccccaagcactcactcactcactcataataAGAACACCTTTACTTCACTCGATCCATCATTCAGATATAGATCCTCCCCAATACAATCACAGCCTCACgtctacacatacatgcagctgTCAGTGGTTCAGCCCAAGCGTAAGGTTTAGAGGTTTCTCAGGTATATGATCATGTAAATAGCAACCAGCAGCAGTTTTCTCCAGGAATTCAGCCACCAGTAAGCCTGACTGCTATAATATTCATGTAATTTAACAGGATTTCAGGTGaacttaataaaataaaacactcaaGCAAATATATACCTATTTCTAAAGTGGAAACTGGAAGACAT
Above is a window of Liolophura sinensis isolate JHLJ2023 chromosome 7, CUHK_Ljap_v2, whole genome shotgun sequence DNA encoding:
- the LOC135469686 gene encoding zinc finger protein 287-like, whose translation is MDHSAFIQLFQANDNFGIPNEIVFVDGEQTIPQTLPNPASGETAVTHERDVTVPQEREVCPVTELCTVQVLTISMKDNMPELSEVTIPNALASSLRLSCKVCEKDFASFPDFQQHAKTHVESAKPESDLATTPDESGDENSVNDFQSDFQDESTSHSLHSESSQMEAIARELIGLASSPQTKALEHNDASSSFKSSPQSVVKGSGCLEARSVPSAVPADEVCCYLCASCVVCDSEFTADVAWEDHMMKQHPGVKPFQCAICGKEVNNMPSLRGHVFKVHNTFSQKICERKWNKRKQNFPGKTREPCYLCMGSGKSNITALKNSEKVIPQDDPKVWLRKYEKRSKAKGSTECSVCGKVLSNTYFQKHMKIHTGFKTHKCPRCPKTFRESAGLRHHERTHTGERPYKCNECGKTFTHNAAISRHMRIHTQAKIHPCQLCDKKFTRRDGLLKHMEVHDGMKEFDCSLCVQTFKHKTSLVRHYKTFHGVDVRAMHPA